A DNA window from Eptesicus fuscus isolate TK198812 chromosome 8, DD_ASM_mEF_20220401, whole genome shotgun sequence contains the following coding sequences:
- the ARL11 gene encoding ADP-ribosylation factor-like protein 11, whose amino-acid sequence MGSVHSRGHKAEAQVVMMGLDSAGKTTLLYKLKGYQLVETLPTIGFNVEPLEAPGHVSLTLWDIGGQAQLRASWKNYLEGTDVLVYVLDSTDEARLPEAGAELTGVLDSPSMASVPFLVLANKQEAPGALPLLEIRDKLGLERFQGRRWELRACSALSGEGLPQALQSLGSLLKSRSRCVSW is encoded by the coding sequence ATGGGCTCTGTGCACTCCCGAGGTCACAAGGCGGAAGCCCAGGTGGTGATGATGGGCCTGGACTCAGCAGGCAAGACGACGCTCCTGTACAAACTGAAGGGCTACCAGTTGGTGGAGACCCTGCCCACCATTGGCTTCAATGTGGAGCCTCTGGAAGCCCCGGGGCACGTGTCTCTGACTCTCTGGGATATCggggggcaggcccagctcagggccagcTGGAAAAACTACCTGGAAGGCACGGACGTCCTCGTGTATGTGCTGGATAGCACAGACGAAGCCCGCTTGCCCGAGGCAGGGGCTGAGCTCACGGGAGTCTTGGACAGCCCCAGCATGGCCAGCGTCCCTTTCTTGGTGCTGGCCAACAAGCAGGAGGCGCCCGGTGCCCTGCCTCTGCTTGAGATCAGAGACAAGCTGGGCCTGGAGAGGTTCCAGGGCCGCCGCTGGGAGCTCCGGGCCTGCAGTGCCCTCAGCGGAGAGGGGCTGCCGCAGGCCCTGCAGAGCCTGGGGAGCCTCCTGAAATCCCGCAGCCGCTGTGTCTCCTGGTGA